The DNA region ATGGCTGGACAGAGAATCAGAATTCGGTTGAAGGCGTATGACTACCGCGTGCTTGACACCTCCACCGGAGAGATCGTCGAGACGGCCAAGCGCACAGGCGCTCAGGTTGCGGGTCCCATTCCGCTGCCGACCATGAAGAACAAGTATTGCGTTTTGCGTTCGCCCCACGTCGACAAGAAGTCGCGCGAGGCT from Edaphobacter paludis includes:
- the rpsJ gene encoding 30S ribosomal protein S10, with the protein product MAGQRIRIRLKAYDYRVLDTSTGEIVETAKRTGAQVAGPIPLPTMKNKYCVLRSPHVDKKSREAFEIRTHKRLIDILEPTQQTVDALMKLDLPAGVDVEIKTVQK